From Candidatus Sphingomonas colombiensis, one genomic window encodes:
- a CDS encoding DUF983 domain-containing protein, with protein MCPRCGAKTLFAGWIKFADRCRACGLDYAAFNVGDGPAAFLTLILGALVTIGAVTLELTVGPPLWVQLLLWTPVTLAGVILSLRLAKGWLIALEYRNAAREGRLKQ; from the coding sequence CTGTGTCCCCGGTGTGGCGCGAAGACGCTGTTCGCCGGCTGGATAAAATTCGCGGATCGGTGCCGCGCCTGCGGGCTGGACTATGCCGCCTTCAACGTCGGCGATGGGCCGGCGGCATTCCTCACCCTGATCCTTGGCGCGCTGGTCACGATCGGCGCGGTTACGCTTGAGCTGACCGTCGGGCCGCCATTGTGGGTCCAGCTTCTGCTCTGGACGCCCGTGACGCTGGCGGGCGTGATCCTGAGCCTCAGGCTCGCCAAGGGGTGGCTGATCGCGCTCGAATATCGCAATGCCGCGCGTGAAGGGCGATTGAAGCAATGA
- a CDS encoding SURF1 family protein — MKRWPVIPTILVTLAVAAMIGLGLWQLLIRLPEKEAQLAQLSANPAKPAVAFPRFPDDSLLFRRASGFCLSIARIERAGAGNAGYRLIAHCRTGAEGPGMQVQLGTTRDPDAKVEWPGGKVTGWISHAPDARPLIAGLFDHVPRELLLVSDTPAPGLAANTRPDIGIVPNNHFAYAFQWFFFAGVAGVIYVLAVRRRIARAGDAR, encoded by the coding sequence ATGAAACGCTGGCCGGTCATCCCCACGATCCTCGTGACGCTCGCGGTGGCGGCGATGATCGGGCTTGGGCTGTGGCAATTGCTGATCCGCCTGCCGGAGAAAGAGGCGCAACTCGCGCAGCTCTCCGCCAACCCGGCTAAGCCGGCGGTCGCCTTCCCGCGCTTCCCCGATGATTCGCTGCTGTTCCGCAGGGCAAGTGGCTTCTGCCTGTCGATTGCGCGAATCGAGCGAGCAGGTGCCGGCAACGCGGGATATCGCCTGATCGCGCATTGCCGCACTGGGGCGGAAGGGCCCGGGATGCAGGTGCAACTCGGCACGACCCGCGATCCCGATGCCAAGGTCGAATGGCCCGGCGGCAAGGTGACCGGCTGGATCAGCCACGCGCCGGATGCGCGCCCGCTGATCGCCGGGCTGTTCGATCATGTGCCGCGCGAACTGTTGCTCGTCTCCGATACGCCCGCGCCCGGCCTCGCGGCGAACACGCGGCCGGATATCGGCATCGTGCCCAACAATCACTTCGCTTATGCGTTTCAATGGTTCTTCTTCGCAGGCGTCGCGGGCGTGATCTATGTGCTTGCGGTGCGACGGAGGATTGCCCGCGCGGGCGACGCGCGTTAG